The Spirosoma radiotolerans genome has a window encoding:
- a CDS encoding glycoside hydrolase family 125 protein, translated as MNRRQFIQQSAGASAGLLAGQSLWAAPAAAFPVVRTAAAKRNFTSSAVEQTIERMHKTIKDPELAWLFENCFPNTLDTTVQVGTANGQPDTFVITGDIDAMWLRDSTAQVWPYLPLIKQDQPLRQLIAGVIRRQSLCIRRDPYANAFYADANKEGEWKKDVTDMKPGLHERKWELDSLCYPIRLGYHYWKTTGDTSPFDADWLQAMQLVLKTCREQQRKASHGPYHFSRNTAWSTDTVPGDGYGNPTRPIGLINSTFRPSDDATVFPFYVPSNWFAVVSLRQLATMVEQIRPTPALSTDCRALADEVERALKQYAIYTHPKYGKIYALEVDGYGNHLLQDDANVPNLLALPYLGALSASDPVYRNTRRFVLSPDNPYFFKGKAAEGVGSPHTLVNNIWTMSLTMRALTSTDDQEILSQLRFLKTTHAGTGFMHESFNQDDPTKFTRKWFAWANTLFGELILKVANERPHLLSKPV; from the coding sequence ATGAATCGTCGTCAGTTTATCCAACAGTCAGCCGGAGCAAGTGCAGGACTGCTGGCTGGTCAATCGTTATGGGCGGCCCCCGCAGCCGCCTTCCCCGTTGTTCGGACGGCAGCCGCAAAACGCAATTTTACCAGCTCGGCCGTTGAGCAGACCATCGAGCGAATGCACAAAACTATCAAAGACCCGGAGTTGGCCTGGCTCTTCGAAAATTGCTTTCCCAATACGCTCGATACCACTGTTCAGGTTGGTACCGCCAACGGCCAACCCGATACGTTTGTCATTACGGGTGACATCGACGCCATGTGGCTGCGCGACAGTACCGCACAGGTCTGGCCTTATTTGCCCCTCATCAAGCAGGATCAGCCCTTGCGGCAACTCATTGCGGGGGTTATTCGTCGACAAAGTTTGTGCATTCGTCGGGACCCCTATGCCAATGCATTCTACGCCGACGCCAACAAGGAAGGTGAATGGAAAAAGGATGTTACCGACATGAAGCCGGGCCTTCACGAACGGAAATGGGAACTCGATTCGCTTTGCTATCCTATACGGCTGGGCTATCATTACTGGAAAACCACGGGCGATACCAGCCCGTTTGACGCCGACTGGCTACAGGCCATGCAGCTGGTGCTGAAAACCTGCCGCGAGCAGCAACGCAAAGCTAGCCACGGTCCTTACCACTTTAGCCGGAACACGGCCTGGTCGACGGATACGGTGCCGGGCGATGGCTATGGCAATCCAACCCGGCCCATTGGCCTGATCAACAGCACGTTTCGCCCGTCCGACGACGCTACGGTTTTTCCATTTTACGTACCATCGAACTGGTTTGCGGTTGTATCGCTCCGGCAACTGGCAACCATGGTCGAGCAGATTCGCCCCACGCCTGCCCTCTCCACCGACTGCCGGGCATTGGCCGATGAAGTGGAACGGGCGCTGAAACAGTACGCCATCTACACCCATCCCAAATACGGCAAAATCTACGCACTCGAAGTAGACGGCTACGGGAACCATCTCCTTCAGGACGACGCCAATGTGCCCAATCTGCTGGCGCTCCCCTATCTGGGTGCGCTGTCGGCCAGCGACCCAGTGTACCGGAATACCCGTCGGTTTGTGCTCAGTCCAGACAACCCTTATTTTTTCAAAGGCAAAGCCGCCGAAGGCGTTGGCAGTCCGCACACGCTGGTGAACAACATCTGGACGATGAGTTTAACCATGCGCGCGCTTACCTCCACCGACGACCAGGAGATTTTGTCGCAGTTGCGTTTTCTAAAGACGACCCATGCCGGAACGGGCTTTATGCACGAATCATTTAATCAGGACGACCCCACCAAATTCACCAGAAAATGGTTTGCCTGGGCCAATACGCTTTTTGGTGAGCTTATCCTGAAAGTGGCCAACGAACGGCCGCATCTGTTAAGCAAGCCGGTATAA
- a CDS encoding ThuA domain-containing protein: MIWSTSITYTLRLLGAAGASVGLYACLNTQKASTQTTVVTTTPTAVSRSASAGEATNASPTQIGSGTLQSEPKRILVFSKTKGWKHTSIPFGIAALQKLGREHTFRVDTTKNADYFNDDSLRHYQAVVFLSTTGNILNQKQQAAFERYIQAGGGYMGIHAAADTEYDWPWYNKLVGGYFASHPSQSNVRKATVDVIDKKHSSTAHLPDHWERTDEWYNYRSLYTDLTVVANLDENTYDGGINGSNHPIAWYHEFDGGRAYYTGGGHEDASFSEPLFVQHLLGALTWVMGSNKPLDYSKAYAVTMPEENRFVKTVLVNDLNEPMELAVADDGRVFFTERSGNLTVYNASTNKYKVMHKFPVTTKQGFGVQGITVDPNFATNHFLYVYYSPDTDKDPTYHLSRFVVKDDNTLDLASEKVVLNVPGEFEASAHHGGSLAWDKEGNLFLSTGDNTNPFPSNGYSPIDERPDHLTLDAQRSAANTNDLRGKILRIRPQADGTYTIPDGNLFPKGTEPSDRAQTRPEIYTMGLRNPYRIAVNPKSSVLYWGEIGPDAGKDSTIGPRGYDEFNQAKKPGNFGWPYFIGNSQPYPDLDFATNVAGPKFDPKAPMNTSVNNTGLKNLPPTNSAMIWYPYAASKDFPELGLGGRSAMAGSFYTYDKSSPSKNKFPEYYDGALFIFDWMRNWVMAVRVDKDDNYIRNEPFMAGSGDFRRPIDLAFSKDGVMYMLEYGSVYGADNDDARLVKIEYNTGNRAPIARAGVVDSVAVAQRDARSYLTSDPRAPELDEAVGQAPLRVKFSGRGTDLDDDDQVTYQWLFDGKTVGSTKPMATYTYTQPGVYNAILKVTDRMGQVGMDTVTVKVGNAKPELAIVTPDNKSFYWENKPFTYTVKVTDKEDKKIDPKRIKVYYEYSAQPNGAPMAAPQQGHQEVAQVGGGSLGKTLIASSDCKACHTIDKPSVGPTFLAVAGRYKGESGSVERLARKIIEGGGGNWSKDHLMSAHPQIPAQDAQEMVKYIFSLTDARKQKAVPAQGSLALNEHKPEDARGQYSLLASYTDNGSKAVGPLTSTEVVTLRSAKVKTLNADAYVGFPRFGSRLSAGGHKAYVLLKGIDMTTIKSLTYDYSSLNKDGEIEVRLDSYAGPVVSRAPYKATGDWKKTNQVTGTLDKPFTGKHDVYIIVVKRDKPNDSIIQLNSIQFNQ, from the coding sequence ATGATTTGGTCAACCTCTATTACGTACACACTCCGTTTACTGGGCGCAGCCGGAGCCTCTGTCGGGCTGTATGCCTGCCTGAATACACAAAAAGCCAGTACCCAAACGACCGTCGTGACAACAACGCCCACAGCCGTTTCCCGATCAGCATCGGCGGGTGAAGCAACGAACGCCAGTCCTACGCAGATCGGGTCCGGGACCCTCCAGTCGGAACCAAAGCGTATTCTTGTTTTCTCGAAAACCAAGGGCTGGAAACATACTTCTATTCCCTTTGGCATTGCGGCTCTGCAAAAACTTGGCCGCGAGCACACGTTCAGGGTGGATACGACAAAAAATGCGGATTACTTTAACGATGATAGCCTGCGGCATTACCAGGCCGTTGTGTTTCTGAGTACAACCGGCAACATTCTGAACCAGAAGCAGCAGGCTGCTTTCGAGCGGTATATTCAGGCGGGGGGTGGCTACATGGGTATTCATGCCGCGGCCGATACCGAATATGACTGGCCCTGGTACAATAAACTGGTAGGCGGGTATTTTGCCAGCCACCCGAGCCAATCCAATGTACGGAAGGCGACTGTTGACGTGATCGATAAAAAACATTCTTCCACGGCCCATCTGCCCGATCACTGGGAGCGCACGGACGAATGGTACAATTACCGGTCCTTGTATACCGACCTGACGGTGGTCGCCAATCTGGACGAAAATACCTACGATGGTGGCATCAACGGAAGCAACCACCCGATTGCCTGGTACCACGAGTTCGATGGCGGGCGGGCGTATTACACGGGTGGCGGTCATGAAGATGCCAGCTTCAGCGAGCCGCTGTTTGTTCAGCATTTGCTGGGGGCGCTTACCTGGGTCATGGGGAGCAACAAACCCCTCGATTATAGCAAAGCCTACGCTGTGACGATGCCCGAAGAGAACCGGTTTGTGAAGACGGTTCTGGTCAATGACCTGAACGAACCGATGGAACTCGCCGTAGCTGATGATGGACGGGTTTTCTTCACCGAACGGAGCGGGAATCTGACGGTCTACAATGCCAGCACGAACAAGTACAAAGTTATGCACAAGTTTCCGGTAACGACCAAGCAAGGGTTTGGCGTGCAGGGCATAACGGTCGATCCCAACTTTGCAACCAACCATTTTTTGTACGTGTATTATTCTCCGGATACCGACAAAGACCCCACGTATCATCTGTCGCGCTTTGTGGTCAAGGACGACAACACGCTCGATCTGGCTTCTGAAAAAGTCGTGCTGAACGTACCCGGTGAATTTGAGGCCAGTGCGCACCACGGCGGTTCGCTGGCATGGGATAAAGAAGGTAATCTGTTTCTTTCGACGGGGGATAACACCAATCCGTTCCCATCCAACGGTTACTCTCCGATTGACGAACGACCCGATCACCTCACCCTCGATGCCCAGCGTTCGGCGGCCAACACCAACGATTTGCGGGGCAAAATTCTGCGTATTCGTCCGCAGGCCGATGGTACCTACACCATTCCCGACGGGAATCTTTTCCCGAAAGGCACCGAACCGTCGGACCGCGCGCAAACCCGCCCCGAAATTTACACAATGGGTTTGCGCAATCCGTACCGAATCGCGGTGAATCCGAAATCGTCGGTCTTGTACTGGGGCGAAATTGGCCCGGATGCCGGCAAGGACAGCACCATCGGGCCACGGGGCTATGACGAGTTCAATCAGGCCAAAAAGCCGGGCAACTTTGGCTGGCCTTACTTTATCGGAAACAGCCAACCGTATCCCGACCTCGATTTTGCCACCAACGTGGCGGGACCGAAATTTGACCCCAAGGCACCAATGAATACCTCGGTCAATAACACGGGCCTGAAAAATCTGCCGCCGACTAATTCGGCCATGATCTGGTATCCGTATGCAGCTTCCAAAGACTTCCCCGAGCTTGGCCTGGGTGGCCGAAGCGCCATGGCTGGGTCATTCTATACCTACGACAAGAGCTCGCCATCGAAGAACAAATTTCCGGAATACTACGACGGTGCGCTGTTCATTTTCGACTGGATGCGTAACTGGGTGATGGCGGTGCGCGTCGATAAAGACGATAACTATATTCGGAATGAGCCGTTCATGGCCGGCAGTGGCGATTTCCGGCGGCCCATCGACCTGGCATTCAGCAAAGATGGGGTTATGTATATGCTGGAATACGGTTCCGTCTACGGGGCCGATAACGACGACGCCCGCCTGGTGAAAATTGAATACAATACCGGCAACCGAGCCCCTATCGCCCGAGCAGGTGTGGTCGATTCGGTAGCCGTGGCTCAGCGTGATGCCCGCTCGTATCTCACCTCTGACCCCCGTGCTCCCGAGCTGGACGAAGCCGTTGGACAGGCCCCATTGCGGGTTAAATTCAGTGGACGCGGCACGGATCTGGACGATGATGATCAGGTCACTTACCAGTGGTTGTTCGATGGCAAAACGGTTGGGTCTACCAAGCCAATGGCCACCTATACCTACACGCAGCCTGGTGTGTACAACGCTATCCTGAAAGTAACGGACCGGATGGGCCAAGTGGGTATGGATACTGTTACTGTGAAAGTTGGGAATGCCAAGCCAGAGCTGGCCATTGTCACCCCCGACAATAAATCATTCTACTGGGAAAATAAGCCGTTTACTTACACGGTGAAGGTGACCGACAAAGAGGACAAGAAAATTGATCCCAAGCGCATCAAGGTTTATTACGAATACAGTGCTCAGCCGAATGGTGCGCCAATGGCTGCCCCACAACAGGGACACCAGGAAGTAGCGCAGGTGGGTGGTGGATCGCTGGGGAAAACGCTGATCGCCAGCAGCGATTGTAAGGCTTGCCATACCATCGACAAGCCGTCTGTTGGGCCAACGTTTCTGGCCGTTGCCGGGCGGTATAAAGGAGAATCCGGCAGTGTGGAACGACTGGCCCGGAAGATCATTGAAGGCGGTGGAGGCAACTGGAGCAAAGACCATCTGATGAGTGCTCACCCGCAGATTCCGGCCCAGGATGCGCAGGAAATGGTCAAGTACATTTTCTCGCTGACGGATGCGCGCAAACAGAAAGCCGTACCCGCGCAAGGGAGCCTCGCCTTAAATGAGCACAAGCCCGAAGATGCCCGTGGGCAGTATAGCCTGCTGGCAAGTTACACCGACAATGGCAGTAAAGCCGTTGGGCCGCTCACCAGTACGGAGGTCGTTACCTTACGCAGTGCGAAGGTGAAGACGTTAAACGCCGATGCATACGTAGGTTTCCCCCGCTTCGGTAGTCGCCTGAGTGCGGGTGGCCATAAGGCGTATGTCTTGCTGAAAGGCATTGACATGACTACCATCAAGTCGTTAACCTATGACTATTCGTCGCTCAACAAAGACGGCGAGATCGAGGTGCGGCTGGATTCTTACGCTGGTCCGGTAGTGAGTCGCGCACCCTACAAAGCAACCGGCGACTGGAAAAAGACTAACCAGGTAACGGGTACGCTCGACAAGCCCTTCACCGGCAAACACGATGTGTATATAATTGTGGTGAAACGTGATAAGCCTAATGACAGCATTATTCAATTAAACAGTATTCAGTTCAATCAGTAA
- a CDS encoding MFS transporter translates to MEKTLAPTRWYRLIPIAFITYSLAYLDRANFGFGAASGMATDLKITPSMSSLLGSLFFLGYFFFQVPGAIYAENRSAKKLIFWSLILWGGLAMATGIISNVNLLIVIRFMLGVVESAVMPSMLLFLSRWFTKAERSRANTFLILGNPATILWMSVLSGYLIKSVGWRWMFILEGLPAIIWAFFWWRLVADKPSDANWLTESEKQDLEAELQKEQQGIKPVKNYAAAFKSRIVILLSLQYALWSIGVYGFVMWLPSIINAAPNMDIVKTGWLSSVPYVLAIIGMLSASYFSDKTLNRKIFVWPFLLLGAVAFYGSYLIGATNFWLSFVLLIIAGGAMYAPYGPFFAIIPDLLPKNVAGGAMALINSCGALGSFAGAYLVGYLNGSTGGFGASYIFMAGSLLLSAIITLIAVKTPDKQPSPETLVVQ, encoded by the coding sequence ATGGAAAAGACATTAGCCCCTACTCGCTGGTACCGCCTGATACCAATCGCCTTTATTACGTATAGCCTGGCCTATCTTGACCGGGCGAATTTTGGGTTTGGAGCCGCCAGCGGCATGGCAACGGACCTGAAGATTACCCCGTCCATGTCTTCCCTGCTGGGGTCGCTATTCTTCCTGGGTTATTTCTTTTTTCAGGTGCCCGGCGCTATCTATGCCGAGAACAGAAGTGCCAAGAAACTCATTTTCTGGTCGTTGATTCTGTGGGGTGGTCTGGCCATGGCAACGGGGATCATCAGCAATGTTAACCTATTGATTGTCATTCGCTTTATGCTTGGCGTTGTCGAGAGCGCCGTAATGCCATCAATGCTTCTCTTTTTGAGCAGGTGGTTTACCAAAGCCGAGCGGTCGCGGGCCAATACATTTTTGATTCTGGGCAACCCTGCCACTATTCTGTGGATGTCGGTGCTGTCTGGTTATTTGATTAAATCGGTTGGCTGGCGGTGGATGTTTATCCTGGAAGGACTTCCCGCCATTATCTGGGCGTTCTTCTGGTGGCGGCTCGTCGCCGACAAACCCAGCGATGCCAACTGGCTCACCGAATCAGAAAAACAGGATCTGGAAGCCGAATTGCAGAAGGAACAGCAGGGTATCAAACCCGTTAAAAATTACGCAGCAGCCTTTAAATCCAGAATCGTCATTTTGTTGAGCCTGCAATACGCCTTGTGGAGCATTGGCGTTTATGGTTTTGTGATGTGGCTTCCGTCCATTATCAACGCAGCCCCGAACATGGACATTGTTAAAACCGGCTGGCTGTCTTCGGTTCCCTATGTACTAGCCATTATCGGGATGTTAAGTGCGTCCTACTTCTCGGATAAAACCCTGAACCGAAAAATCTTTGTGTGGCCGTTTTTACTACTGGGCGCGGTTGCTTTCTACGGGTCGTATTTGATCGGTGCCACTAATTTCTGGCTATCGTTTGTGCTGCTGATCATTGCGGGCGGTGCTATGTATGCGCCCTATGGCCCCTTCTTCGCTATCATTCCCGACCTGCTACCCAAGAACGTAGCGGGTGGCGCAATGGCCCTCATCAACAGTTGCGGAGCGCTGGGCTCCTTCGCGGGTGCTTATCTGGTTGGCTATCTGAATGGCTCAACGGGCGGCTTCGGAGCCTCTTACATTTTTATGGCTGGATCGCTTCTGCTATCCGCCATCATCACCCTGATTGCCGTCAAAACGCCCGACAAGCAACCGAGTCCCGAAACGCTTGTTGTTCAGTAA
- a CDS encoding PIN domain-containing protein produces the protein MGKQYILDANAVIDYVGDKIPLSAAIAMDSLINDEFNTSIVVKIEVLGFDEDPVEMQN, from the coding sequence ATGGGAAAACAGTATATCCTAGATGCCAATGCTGTTATTGATTACGTAGGTGATAAAATTCCGCTATCGGCTGCTATCGCTATGGATAGCCTCATTAACGATGAATTCAATACGTCTATCGTTGTTAAAATCGAGGTTCTGGGTTTTGACGAAGACCCTGTAGAAATGCAAAACTAA
- a CDS encoding PIN domain-containing protein, producing MVADKTIDLRKRDKKLKLGNAIIAATALVYGFTILTRNTKDFRHIDGLDCINPHEFS from the coding sequence GTGGTTGCTGATAAGACGATTGACTTACGAAAAAGAGATAAAAAGCTAAAGCTTGGCAATGCTATCATTGCCGCTACAGCGCTGGTATATGGGTTTACGATATTGACTCGTAACACCAAAGATTTTCGGCATATAGACGGGCTTGACTGTATAAATCCGCATGAGTTTTCCTAA
- a CDS encoding cupin domain-containing protein produces the protein MSFPNGIVHNLFASIPSSLPEELVDEVITGKGFRVERIVSKGHISPDGFWYDQDQHEWVLLAKGAARLRIDGVDQPIELSAGMHINLPAHLKHRVEWTKEDEETVWLAIFYQAT, from the coding sequence ATGAGTTTTCCTAACGGCATTGTCCATAATTTATTCGCTTCTATCCCAAGTTCGCTACCCGAAGAATTGGTTGACGAAGTTATAACGGGCAAAGGCTTTAGGGTAGAACGTATCGTCTCGAAAGGGCACATCTCCCCCGATGGGTTCTGGTATGATCAGGACCAACACGAGTGGGTGCTACTCGCCAAGGGAGCAGCCCGGCTCCGAATCGACGGTGTCGACCAGCCGATTGAGCTATCTGCTGGTATGCACATCAACCTGCCTGCCCACCTCAAGCACCGGGTGGAGTGGACAAAAGAAGACGAAGAAACCGTCTGGCTGGCCATTTTTTATCAGGCTACATAG
- a CDS encoding chromate transporter: protein MKLPASYSLGELVRYFLRLGTLGFGGPPALVSAMHRDLVVDRQWITEADYREGMALAQLAPGPLAAQLAIYLGYVHYGIWGATLVGIAFVMPSFIMVVALGWVYVRLGGLPWMQAIFYGIGAAVIGIIAIGTYKLTTKTVGTDQLGWVLFGLSAVATAVMESELLWLVLGSGVIYWLVKTPPHFIRTGIGSSFAPFLPPLEGLASDSILWKLALFFAKAGTFVFGSGLAIVPFLYGGVVKEYGWLTEQQFLDAVAVAMITPGPVVITVAFIGYLVAGFPGACVAALATFLPCYLLTVLPAPYFKRWGKHPGVKSFVNGITIAAVGAIAGAVVVLARRQLVDLPAILMALATMGLLYRFKKLPELSIIGGAAVLGLLLRYVA, encoded by the coding sequence ATGAAATTACCTGCTTCTTATTCACTGGGTGAGCTGGTGCGTTATTTTCTTCGCCTGGGAACCCTGGGTTTTGGTGGTCCACCGGCGTTGGTGAGTGCCATGCACCGCGATCTGGTTGTGGATCGGCAGTGGATCACCGAGGCCGACTACCGGGAAGGAATGGCCTTGGCGCAACTGGCCCCCGGCCCGTTGGCCGCCCAACTGGCGATCTACCTGGGTTATGTTCATTATGGTATTTGGGGCGCAACGCTGGTGGGTATAGCCTTTGTTATGCCTTCCTTTATCATGGTGGTGGCCCTGGGCTGGGTCTATGTTCGCCTGGGTGGACTCCCCTGGATGCAGGCCATTTTTTACGGCATTGGCGCTGCCGTTATCGGCATCATTGCCATCGGTACGTACAAACTCACGACGAAAACCGTTGGCACCGATCAACTGGGCTGGGTTTTGTTTGGCCTATCGGCGGTGGCTACTGCCGTTATGGAATCGGAACTGCTGTGGCTGGTCTTGGGCTCGGGAGTCATTTACTGGCTGGTCAAAACACCGCCCCACTTTATTCGAACGGGCATTGGGAGCAGTTTCGCCCCCTTTCTTCCGCCGTTGGAAGGCCTTGCCTCAGACTCGATTCTGTGGAAGCTAGCTCTCTTTTTCGCCAAAGCCGGGACTTTTGTCTTTGGGAGTGGACTGGCCATTGTGCCGTTTCTCTATGGGGGCGTGGTGAAAGAATATGGCTGGTTAACAGAACAGCAATTTTTAGATGCCGTGGCGGTCGCCATGATAACGCCCGGTCCCGTGGTGATCACCGTGGCTTTTATTGGTTATCTGGTAGCCGGTTTTCCGGGTGCCTGCGTAGCGGCCTTAGCCACCTTTCTGCCCTGCTATTTATTGACCGTCCTACCGGCGCCTTATTTCAAGCGCTGGGGCAAGCATCCGGGCGTTAAATCGTTTGTGAATGGCATCACCATAGCCGCCGTTGGCGCAATTGCCGGGGCTGTTGTCGTGCTGGCGCGTCGACAACTGGTAGACCTTCCGGCTATTCTGATGGCGCTGGCTACTATGGGGCTGCTTTACCGCTTCAAGAAACTTCCTGAATTAAGCATCATTGGCGGAGCGGCCGTATTGGGTTTGCTCCTTCGCTATGTAGCCTGA
- a CDS encoding chromate resistance protein ChrB domain-containing protein: MNWITRERPKIDRLACPWLIKRFIDRDAVIYFVPEGQVLSQAQPLNAIPFDVPGVEYTHYEDRCTFDYFLQKHSLTDPALQAMAPIIRGADTDDHALAAQSAGLWAISAGLAFNIANDQQLLDQGLIIYDALYSWAKHLQAVKHTQSPTERLLLQVLHSYLQPTGKRKPPTWVHELKELIQDQIDTNLTLSLTELSESLDVNPAYVSRTFARYFDDLSFGEYIRKLRIEKALQLLETTAYSLSEIAYLTGFSDQSHFTRIFKKLIGQNPSDYRKSRLKSKADTKS; encoded by the coding sequence ATGAACTGGATTACGCGCGAACGCCCCAAGATTGACCGGCTGGCCTGCCCGTGGCTGATCAAACGATTCATTGATCGGGATGCGGTCATTTATTTTGTCCCGGAGGGCCAGGTTCTTAGTCAGGCCCAGCCCCTGAACGCCATTCCGTTCGATGTGCCAGGTGTCGAATACACGCATTACGAAGACCGGTGCACGTTCGACTACTTCCTTCAAAAACATTCGCTCACCGATCCGGCTTTGCAGGCAATGGCTCCGATCATTCGCGGAGCCGATACCGATGATCATGCGCTGGCCGCCCAATCGGCGGGCTTGTGGGCCATTTCGGCAGGGTTGGCGTTCAACATCGCCAATGACCAGCAACTCCTGGATCAGGGCCTGATCATTTATGATGCCTTGTACAGTTGGGCCAAACACCTGCAGGCAGTTAAACACACCCAAAGTCCCACCGAGCGGTTGTTGCTTCAGGTGCTGCATTCCTACCTCCAACCAACGGGTAAACGAAAGCCGCCAACCTGGGTGCATGAGCTCAAAGAGCTGATTCAGGATCAGATCGACACGAACCTAACGCTTAGTTTAACGGAACTATCCGAAAGTCTGGACGTTAATCCGGCCTATGTTTCGCGCACCTTCGCCCGGTATTTCGACGACCTCTCGTTTGGCGAATACATCCGGAAGCTACGGATTGAGAAAGCCCTCCAGTTGCTGGAAACAACGGCTTACAGCCTCTCTGAAATCGCCTACCTGACCGGCTTTTCCGACCAAAGCCACTTTACCCGAATCTTCAAAAAGTTAATCGGGCAAAATCCGTCCGACTACCGCAAAAGCCGATTAAAAAGTAAAGCAGATACAAAAAGTTAA
- a CDS encoding response regulator, translating to MVNAKPDSCQILVVDDNPDAAFTLVMLLKLKGYDACSYPNGREGIEATERLRPDVVLLDLAMPEIDGYETCRTIRMQPSEKEIVVIALSGYNQPEDIRLSWESGFDAHLVKPVDLDILTQRITPHLALKRVNG from the coding sequence ATGGTTAACGCAAAACCAGACAGTTGCCAAATACTGGTCGTAGATGATAACCCGGATGCCGCCTTTACACTGGTTATGCTGCTCAAGCTGAAAGGCTATGATGCCTGTAGCTACCCCAATGGCCGGGAGGGTATCGAGGCTACCGAACGCCTGCGGCCCGATGTGGTGCTGCTTGATCTGGCAATGCCCGAAATAGACGGTTATGAAACCTGCCGGACGATTCGAATGCAGCCATCCGAAAAGGAGATCGTGGTGATTGCATTAAGTGGCTACAATCAACCTGAAGACATACGACTGAGCTGGGAATCGGGCTTCGATGCCCATTTGGTGAAACCCGTGGACCTGGACATACTAACGCAACGGATAACGCCCCATCTGGCGCTGAAAAGAGTCAATGGATAA